A window from Electrophorus electricus isolate fEleEle1 chromosome 7, fEleEle1.pri, whole genome shotgun sequence encodes these proteins:
- the LOC113587106 gene encoding tRNA-dihydrouridine(20a/20b) synthase [NAD(P)+]-like isoform X1 codes for MDLFETGKIVRVCAPMVRYSKLAFRSLVRKYDCDICFTPMIVADDFLRSGKARDSELTTNNGDRPLIIQFAARDALTLAKAACVVAPFSDGVDLNCGCPQRWAMAEGYGACLINKPQLVKDMVRQVRIQVDNPNYAVSIKIRVHRDVRKTVDLCQKAEAAGVSWITVHGRTPDERHQPVHHDAIRTIKDSLTIPVIANGDIRNLQDMESMHELTGVDGVMSARGLLANPALFAGFESTPLQCLWDWVDIALQHGTPFACFHHHLIYMLERITSQPERKIFNSLSSTSAIIDYLQNTYGSIES; via the exons ATGGATTTGTTCGAGACTGGCAAAATTGTTAGAGTTTGTGCCCCAATGGTTCGCTATTCAAA ACTGGCGTTCAGATCCCTGGTGCGGAAGTATGACTGTGACATCTGTTTCACTCCTATGATAGTTGCGGATGATTTCTTGCGCTCGGGAAAAGCCAGAGACAGCGAACTGACCACTAACAACG GTGACCGACCTTTGATCATCCAGTTTGCTGCAAGGGATGCCCTAACCCTGGCTAAGGCTGCTTGCGTGGTCGCCCCCTTTTCCGATGGCGTAGACCTGAACTGTGGCTGTCCCCAAAG atGGGCCATGGCAGAGGGGTATGGAGCATGTTTGATTAATAAACCACAACTTGTAAAAGATATGGTAAGACAGGTCAGGATTCAGGTTGACAATCCCAACTATGCAGTGTCCATTAAAATAAG AGTTCATAGGGATGTGAGGAAAACTGTGGACCTTTGTCAGAAGGCAGAAGCAGCAGGTGTGTCCTGGATCACTGTCCATGGACGGACACCTGATGAGCGGCATCAACCAGTGCATCATGATGCAATCAGGACCATAAAGGACAGCCTCACCATCCCAGTTATTGCCAATGGTGATATCAGGAACCTCCAAGACATGGAGTCCATGCATGAGCTGACAGGGGTAGATG GTGTGATGTCTGCCCGGGGGCTGCTAGCCAATCCAGCGCTGTTTGCAGGATTTGAGTCCACACCATTGCAGTGCTTGTGGGATTGGGTGGACATAGCCTTACAACATGGCACTCCTTTCGCCTGCTTCCACCATCACTTAATCTACATGCTGGAGCGCATCACTTCCCAGCCAGAGAGGAAAATATTCAACAGTTTATCAAGTACATCTGCAATCATTGACTACCTGCAAAACACCTATGGCTCCATAGAGTCATAA